The following are from one region of the Camarhynchus parvulus chromosome 3, STF_HiC, whole genome shotgun sequence genome:
- the VIP gene encoding VIP peptides isoform X1, whose amino-acid sequence MEHRGASPLLLALALLSALCWRARALPPRGAAFPPVPRLGNRMSFDGASEPDHAHGSLKSESDILQNTLPENEKFYFDLSRIIDRNARHADGIFTSVYSHLLAKLAVKRYLHSLIRKRVSSQDSPVKRHSDAVFTDNYSRFRKQMAVKKYLNSVLTGKRSQEELNPAKLRDEAELLEPSFSENYDSVDELLSHLPLDL is encoded by the exons ATGGAGCACCGCGGCGCCTCCCCGCTCCTCCTCGCCCTCGCCCTCCTCAGCGCCCTCTGCTGGCGGGCGCGGGCGTTGCCCCCGCGGGGCGCCGCCTTCCCTCCCGTCCCGCG ATTGGGAAACAGAATGTCATTTGATGGAGCCAGTGAACCTGACCATGCCCATGGGTCATTAAAGTCAGAATCAGATATTTTGCAGAACACACTacctgaaaatgagaaattctaTTTTGATCTGTCCAGAATTATTGATAG AAATGCAAGGCATGCTGATGGAATTTTCACCAGTGTCTACAGCCATCTTTTGGCTAAACTTGCTGTGAAGAGATATCTGCATTCGCTTATTAGAAAACGAGTTAG CTCCCAGGACAGTCCTGTCAAACGCCACTCTGATGCTGTCTTCACCGACAACTACAGCCGCTTTCGAAAGCAGATGGCTGTGAAGAAATACTTAAACTCAGTTTTAACTGGAAAAAGAAG CCAGGAAGAACTAAATCCTGCTAAACTTCGAGATGAAGCAGAACTTCTTGAACCATCCTTTTCAGAAAACTACGATTCTGTAGATGAGCTGCTGAGCCACCTCCCACTG gaCCTCTGA
- the VIP gene encoding VIP peptides isoform X2 produces MEHRGASPLLLALALLSALCWRARALPPRGAAFPPVPRLGNRMSFDGASEPDHAHGSLKSESDILQNTLPENEKFYFDLSRIIDSSQDSPVKRHSDAVFTDNYSRFRKQMAVKKYLNSVLTGKRSQEELNPAKLRDEAELLEPSFSENYDSVDELLSHLPLDL; encoded by the exons ATGGAGCACCGCGGCGCCTCCCCGCTCCTCCTCGCCCTCGCCCTCCTCAGCGCCCTCTGCTGGCGGGCGCGGGCGTTGCCCCCGCGGGGCGCCGCCTTCCCTCCCGTCCCGCG ATTGGGAAACAGAATGTCATTTGATGGAGCCAGTGAACCTGACCATGCCCATGGGTCATTAAAGTCAGAATCAGATATTTTGCAGAACACACTacctgaaaatgagaaattctaTTTTGATCTGTCCAGAATTATTGATAG CTCCCAGGACAGTCCTGTCAAACGCCACTCTGATGCTGTCTTCACCGACAACTACAGCCGCTTTCGAAAGCAGATGGCTGTGAAGAAATACTTAAACTCAGTTTTAACTGGAAAAAGAAG CCAGGAAGAACTAAATCCTGCTAAACTTCGAGATGAAGCAGAACTTCTTGAACCATCCTTTTCAGAAAACTACGATTCTGTAGATGAGCTGCTGAGCCACCTCCCACTG gaCCTCTGA
- the MYCT1 gene encoding myc target protein 1 isoform X1: MLWIGTVLLLHSHGHQSFGITIAFTVSMVIGLVIGGIIWAFFTCLSRRRASAHISQGSPSSFSRRSRPSSHGHTAGRTGFYRNSSCERRSNLSLASLTFQRQASLEQANSFPRKSSFRASTFHPFLQCPPLPVETNSQLITLTPTNTTTTLVASTTNSLSRPEFHWSNNNLRICHSTQTPPPAYETIIKAFPES; this comes from the exons ATGTTATGGATAGGAACAGTACTTTTACTCCACTCACATGGCCACCAAAGTTTTGGG ATAACAATAGCCTTCACAGTGTCCATGGTGATTGGATTGGTGATTGGAGGGATCATCTGGGCATTTTTCACCTGCCTGTCCCGTCGCAGAGCTAGTGCCCACATCTCCCAGGGGAGCCCCTCATCCTTCAGCCGTCGGTCCAGACCCTCCTCCCATGGCCACACTGCCGGCAGGACTGGATTTTACCGCAACAGCAGCTGTGAACGTCGGAGCAACCTCAGCCTGGCCAGCCTCACCTTCCAGCGGCAAGCCTCCTTGGAGCAGGCCAATTCCTTCCCCAGGAAGTCCAGCTTCCGTGCATCCACCTTCCACCCTTTTCTGCAGTGTCCTCCCCTGCCTGTGGAGACGAACAGTCAGCTGATCACCCTCACTcccacaaacaccaccacaaccCTTGTGGCAAGCACCACCAACAGCTTGAGTCGACCTGAATTCCACTGGTCTAACAACAACCTCCGCATCTGCCACTCCACGCAAACCCCACCTCCCGCCTATGAAACCATCATAAAAGCTTTCCCAGAATCCTGA
- the MYCT1 gene encoding myc target protein 1 isoform X2 → MDRNSTFTPLTWPPKFWEQITIAFTVSMVIGLVIGGIIWAFFTCLSRRRASAHISQGSPSSFSRRSRPSSHGHTAGRTGFYRNSSCERRSNLSLASLTFQRQASLEQANSFPRKSSFRASTFHPFLQCPPLPVETNSQLITLTPTNTTTTLVASTTNSLSRPEFHWSNNNLRICHSTQTPPPAYETIIKAFPES, encoded by the exons ATGGATAGGAACAGTACTTTTACTCCACTCACATGGCCACCAAAGTTTTGGG agCAGATAACAATAGCCTTCACAGTGTCCATGGTGATTGGATTGGTGATTGGAGGGATCATCTGGGCATTTTTCACCTGCCTGTCCCGTCGCAGAGCTAGTGCCCACATCTCCCAGGGGAGCCCCTCATCCTTCAGCCGTCGGTCCAGACCCTCCTCCCATGGCCACACTGCCGGCAGGACTGGATTTTACCGCAACAGCAGCTGTGAACGTCGGAGCAACCTCAGCCTGGCCAGCCTCACCTTCCAGCGGCAAGCCTCCTTGGAGCAGGCCAATTCCTTCCCCAGGAAGTCCAGCTTCCGTGCATCCACCTTCCACCCTTTTCTGCAGTGTCCTCCCCTGCCTGTGGAGACGAACAGTCAGCTGATCACCCTCACTcccacaaacaccaccacaaccCTTGTGGCAAGCACCACCAACAGCTTGAGTCGACCTGAATTCCACTGGTCTAACAACAACCTCCGCATCTGCCACTCCACGCAAACCCCACCTCCCGCCTATGAAACCATCATAAAAGCTTTCCCAGAATCCTGA